The following proteins come from a genomic window of Aequorivita marisscotiae:
- the hpf gene encoding ribosome hibernation-promoting factor, HPF/YfiA family yields MKINFEYHEVAASQRLEDFVTERLNKIETKYDSIISGDVYFKKENSSNPEKGKICSVRLSMPGATIFAETSSASFEASVAKVITELRSQLQKRKEKLKAH; encoded by the coding sequence ATGAAGATAAATTTCGAGTATCACGAGGTAGCGGCTAGCCAAAGATTGGAAGATTTTGTTACCGAAAGACTGAATAAAATTGAAACTAAATACGACTCTATAATTAGTGGAGACGTATATTTTAAAAAGGAAAACTCTTCTAACCCTGAAAAGGGAAAAATCTGTAGCGTACGCTTAAGTATGCCGGGCGCTACTATTTTCGCAGAAACATCTAGCGCCTCTTTTGAAGCTTCGGTTGCTAAAGTAATAACTGAACTTAGATCACAACTTCAAAAAAGAAAAGAAAAACTGAAAGCACACTAA
- a CDS encoding nitroreductase family protein, protein MKNSTTVNKQTPTEHPILDSIKNRWSPRTFADTPISESDVQVLLEAGRWAPSSSNIQPWRIIWGIKGTEMYDRIFDCLDEFNQSWAGNSQVLWINAFKKTMKDGTKENFHALHDLGLFMGNVIHQANSMGIASHQMAGLQFKKAQSEFNFTEDYHVATAVAFGYYGGSLDNLPEDLQRQEEQKMRKRKNITEFAFNGNFKNNS, encoded by the coding sequence ATGAAAAATAGTACTACCGTAAACAAACAAACCCCTACAGAGCATCCTATTTTAGATAGCATTAAAAATAGATGGAGCCCGCGAACCTTTGCAGATACGCCAATTAGTGAATCGGATGTTCAGGTGTTGTTAGAAGCGGGGAGATGGGCGCCAAGTTCTTCCAATATTCAGCCTTGGCGTATAATCTGGGGTATAAAAGGTACCGAAATGTACGATAGAATTTTTGATTGCTTAGACGAATTTAATCAGAGCTGGGCAGGAAATTCACAGGTTTTATGGATAAACGCCTTTAAAAAAACAATGAAAGACGGTACTAAAGAAAACTTTCACGCGCTTCACGATTTGGGACTCTTTATGGGCAATGTAATTCACCAAGCAAACAGTATGGGGATTGCCTCACACCAAATGGCCGGATTGCAATTTAAAAAGGCGCAAAGTGAATTTAACTTTACTGAGGATTACCACGTGGCAACTGCCGTGGCTTTTGGCTATTACGGCGGTAGCTTAGATAATTTACCCGAAGATCTACAACGGCAAGAAGAGCAAAAAATGCGTAAAAGAAAAAATATTACTGAATTTGCGTTTAACGGAAATTTTAAAAATAACAGCTAA
- a CDS encoding arsenate reductase family protein, which translates to MKNMGVIARDENQLTLIYSSNTRVGIHTLSYLTGIDARYLAIDLAKTKVADTQWAEIADSLGVKIGDLVDKRQLDIDTESTTNFNSNDWLKIIQNNDSVISRPIAIMGKRTKQIDNPPEIMEFFGVESAGLKQSTPSGTEPDIESNTENEKFIEKNK; encoded by the coding sequence ATGAAAAATATGGGAGTAATAGCACGAGATGAAAACCAACTTACCTTAATTTACAGCAGCAACACCCGTGTGGGAATACATACCTTAAGTTATTTAACCGGAATAGATGCTCGTTATTTGGCAATAGATTTGGCAAAAACCAAAGTAGCCGATACCCAATGGGCAGAAATTGCAGATTCATTAGGGGTTAAAATTGGCGATTTGGTAGACAAGCGCCAATTAGATATAGACACTGAAAGCACTACTAATTTTAACTCGAATGATTGGCTAAAAATTATTCAAAATAACGATTCGGTTATTTCTAGACCAATTGCTATTATGGGTAAGCGGACGAAGCAAATTGACAATCCACCAGAAATTATGGAGTTCTTTGGAGTAGAGTCTGCAGGTTTAAAGCAGAGTACGCCAAGTGGCACTGAGCCCGATATTGAAAGTAATACTGAGAACGAAAAATTTATTGAAAAAAATAAGTAA
- a CDS encoding TerC family protein has product MVVWGIFIGFIILFLALDLGVFNRTPHVIKTKEAAIWTTVWVTLALGFSGVIYWLFKEGLVENPTNLTPDVATLKYITGYLIELSLSIDNVFVIAVIFSSFAIPQKYQHEVLFYGILGAIVFRALMIFFGVALINKFDWIIYVFGAFLLFTAFRMLTHKETEFNPKKSKMFRFMKKLFPVSYRMDGDKFFIKRMGIRAATPLFVALIIIELTDILFALDSIPAILAITADPFIVFSSNILAILGLRSMYFLISRMLTKFRFINYSLVVILAFVGVKMILSHNVEIPEWLSLGVIGLSLAAGIVASMVISDPNPPVVNED; this is encoded by the coding sequence ATGGTTGTTTGGGGAATTTTTATTGGGTTTATTATTTTATTCTTGGCGTTAGATTTAGGGGTTTTTAACCGTACTCCCCACGTTATTAAAACAAAGGAAGCCGCAATTTGGACTACTGTTTGGGTAACCTTAGCCCTTGGATTTTCAGGAGTAATTTATTGGCTTTTTAAAGAAGGGCTCGTAGAAAACCCAACAAATTTAACTCCGGATGTAGCAACGCTTAAATATATTACCGGCTATTTAATTGAGCTTTCGCTGAGTATAGACAACGTATTTGTAATTGCAGTAATATTTTCATCGTTTGCAATTCCACAGAAATACCAACACGAAGTGTTGTTTTATGGAATCTTGGGGGCTATTGTTTTTAGGGCGTTAATGATATTTTTTGGCGTTGCCTTAATCAACAAATTCGACTGGATAATATACGTGTTCGGTGCCTTTCTACTATTTACAGCATTTAGAATGCTAACGCATAAGGAAACGGAGTTTAACCCCAAAAAATCTAAAATGTTCCGTTTTATGAAAAAACTATTCCCCGTAAGTTATAGAATGGACGGCGATAAATTTTTTATAAAACGAATGGGAATTCGCGCGGCAACCCCGCTATTTGTTGCTTTAATAATTATTGAACTTACCGATATACTTTTTGCCTTGGATAGTATTCCTGCAATTCTGGCAATTACCGCAGATCCATTTATTGTTTTTAGCTCAAATATTTTGGCAATTTTAGGGCTGCGTTCTATGTATTTTTTAATTTCAAGAATGCTTACCAAATTTAGGTTTATAAATTATAGTCTGGTGGTAATTTTGGCCTTTGTTGGCGTAAAAATGATACTCTCCCACAATGTTGAAATACCCGAATGGCTCTCGTTGGGTGTAATCGGATTATCTTTAGCCGCAGGTATTGTAGCCTCAATGGTAATTTCAGACCCCAATCCGCCGGTGGTTAATGAAGATTAA
- a CDS encoding formate/nitrite transporter family protein, producing MPKPNPSKAEQQSNIDEELENSKSSEITSTKSHGEILKQQIIDGQETYNKNAISILLSSLTAGLEIGFSYLLICSLFFFLQGKVEEDTIIKLLSVVYPVGFIMIILGQSILFTEQTSLLTLPVLNKKRSFRSLLKLWGLVISGNLIGGYLIAFLLVWIGPHLGIFNLLTVEKIAVHVTHYDNSVIFVSAILAGWLMGLLSWLIAASKSTLSRIVLIFMITAVLSFTGLHHSIVGNVEVFAGWISSSAITFVDYLSFILLALLGNALGGAIFVALLKYRAFVYDVKG from the coding sequence ATGCCTAAACCCAACCCCAGTAAAGCGGAACAACAAAGCAATATTGATGAAGAACTGGAAAACTCTAAGTCATCAGAGATAACCAGTACCAAATCGCACGGCGAAATCTTAAAACAGCAAATAATTGATGGGCAGGAAACTTATAATAAAAATGCTATAAGTATACTTCTAAGTTCGCTAACGGCCGGTCTGGAAATAGGTTTCAGCTACTTATTAATATGTAGCCTTTTTTTCTTTTTACAAGGAAAAGTTGAAGAAGACACTATTATAAAACTCTTGTCTGTGGTTTATCCGGTAGGCTTTATAATGATTATTTTGGGGCAATCCATATTATTTACCGAACAAACTTCACTATTAACGCTTCCGGTTCTAAATAAAAAAAGAAGTTTCCGAAGTTTATTAAAACTTTGGGGGCTGGTTATTTCAGGAAATTTAATTGGGGGCTACCTAATAGCATTTTTATTGGTTTGGATTGGACCACATTTAGGCATATTCAATTTATTAACTGTCGAAAAAATAGCGGTTCACGTAACCCATTACGATAATTCGGTAATTTTTGTCAGTGCCATTCTTGCCGGTTGGTTAATGGGGTTGCTCTCGTGGTTAATAGCAGCTTCAAAAAGTACGCTAAGCCGAATTGTTTTAATATTTATGATTACCGCAGTGCTTTCATTCACCGGGCTTCACCACAGTATTGTGGGCAATGTAGAGGTTTTTGCTGGCTGGATAAGTTCGTCTGCAATAACATTTGTAGATTATCTGTCCTTTATCCTTTTAGCGTTATTAGGAAATGCCTTGGGCGGAGCCATTTTTGTTGCTTTGCTGAAATATCGTGCCTTTGTTTACGATGTAAAAGGGTAG